CAGCCACGACAAGTACGGCCTGGGCACGGTGATCTCCTGCGACGGCGTCGGCCCGCGCGCCACGGCGACGATCGACTTCGGCGCGGCCGGCAAGGTCCGCCTGATGCTCATCGGCAGCGTCCCGATGGTGAAGCTCTAGCCCACTCGGACGGGTGAATCCGGCGGCGATCCTCGCGATCGCCGCCGGAATCGTCGTACCCACCCGCTACAACTGATCCCGTAATCGAACACGAGTTCGACGAGGGGGTAGTGCGGTGTGGACGCGGTGCTGTTTGGGCTCCTGGCCGAAGGGGTACAGAAATACCTGCGAGGAGTCCTGGAGTCGACGGTTCCGGATCGGGGTCGGGAGCCTTCGGGGGCTTCAGGAATTCCTTCGCGTGCGGGAGCGGAGGCGTGCCGGCTGGCCGCCGCCTGGCGCGCGCTGCTCAGGCAGCACGAGCTCGGTACGGACGGGCAATGCGTCACCTGTTGGCGCTGTTCCTGTAGGCGCTGTGATTCCTGCGGCCGGGGACGCCGCTGGACGACCAGGGCTCGGAATGCCGCGCGTGTCCGCTCCGCGGGGGGCGCAGGGGGACCTGTGCCCTGGGGTTGGCTGCCGGTGCGCAGGCCCGCGGGGCTGTGCCCGGTGTGGCAGGTCGCGGTGGCGTACTTCATCCGGCGCCTGCCGGGCGGGCAGCGGTAGGCGGTTCCGGGCGCTGAGGCGCCTGTGGGCGGTTTTCCCGGCTCGGAAGTGGTTCCCGGTCGTCCGGCGGGTTTCGGCCCGGCCTGGGGCGCTTCTGGTGACGGACGCGTTCGGTCTCGGGCTCGGGTGGGACCCGAAGAGCTTCCGCGCGGCCGGCGCTCGCGGGGAAGCGATCTTGCCCGGACCGCTCGATGTCGTCCGGTCGCCTCGGTCGTCTCAGTCAGCTCAGTCGCCTTCGCCGGAGAGCGGAGACGTACCCGATCCGGGGGTTTGCGGTGGGCTCGCCGTGGCGAACCTTGATCTCGTGACCGGTTCCCACGCACGAGCGGCTCAGCGGAGCGCGTGCCTTCAGCGCTCTTCGCCGGCGGCTGCCGTTGCCCGCGCTGTCCCGGCCGGAGCGGATGGTCGCTCTACGGCCGGGTTTCCGCGGGTGGGGCTTGCTCCCGCGCGGGGAGCGAGCGGATCAGACGACGATGCCGCGCGCGGCCAGCCAGGGCCGGGGGTCGATCTTCTTGGTGCCGCCCTGCCACACCTCGAAGTGCAGGTGCGGGCCGGTGCTCGCGCCGCGGTTGCCGATCTCGGCGATCTGCTGGCCGCACTTGACCTTCTGGCCCTCCTTGACGGAGAAGCTGTTCATGTGGCCGTAGACCTGGATCGTGCCGTCGTCGAGCTGGATCCGGACCCAGAGGCCGAAACCGCTGGCCGGGCCGGCCTCGATCACGGTGCCGTCGGAGGCGGCGTAGATCGGGGTGCCGATCGAGTTGGCGATGTCGATGCCGAGGTGGCTCGTGCCCCACCGGGCACCGAAGCCCGAGGTGAAGGTGCCGTGCGCGGGCAGGCAGGTCTTGGGGCGATTGGCTTCTTCGGCGGCCCTCTTGGCTGCGTCGGCTTCGCGCTGCTCACGGGCTTGCGTGATGGAGGCGCTGTCGGCCAGCTTCGCGGCTTCGGCGGAGGCGTCGACGGTGTGGCCGGTCGGCAGGAGTTCCGGGGCACCCCCGGAGCCCGCACCTCCCGCGGTCAGCGAAGCGCTGGCGTCCTGGCTGTTGGCCAGGGGAGTCACGGCGGTGTCGGAATCGGTGACTGTCTTGAGAGTCGAGCCCGCAGCAGCAGCGGCGAACGCACCAGCCGCGACGGCGGCAACCACGACACGGCCTCGAAGGGCCGAAGAGGGCGGGGCGATGCGGTGCGCACCCCGGACACGAACGACCGCACCTTCCAGTGCGTCCTTCAATGCCGGGGAAGGAGCTTGGCCGCCGGGGGAGCGGTGTGAAGCCAAGACAGGGCCTTCCATCGTCGGGGAATCAGATCGAGGACTACGGGCGGGGGAACCCGGTGAACGAACCTCGGGGGTGGTTCGCTCGGTGTCCTACTTCGTGACCTGACTGTAATGGGGACCCCGGGACAGTAACGAAGGGGTACCGCTGTCGGCAAGACGTGCCTCCCGCGACGGCCGTTCGGGTGGAGTTCACGAATCTCTCACCTGTGGAAATCACCCAAAGTTAGAGGGGGTTTACGGCGTTCGATGTGACTTGCCTTACAGGCGAGAGAGGTGGTTGAAGGCGTCTGAAGGGCCTCCGAGGGGCATCACGGCCCGGAATAACGGTTTGCGGACGGGTGTTGAGGCCCGTTCGACGACTCGCGCCCCCGGCGACGGCTCTTGCTCGCCCGGACTTGCTAGCGTCGCGGGCAATATGCCCCCACGTTCAGAACCCCCCACCGGCAGCACCCCGCACGATTCCGCGGCCGAAGGCCCCACCGGCAAGCGGTCGGACCCGGACGCGACCGAGCCGGCGGGATCCGCGCCCGTCGACGCCACCGGGGACACGAGGGATTCGGTTGCGCCGCCCACCGACTCCACCGGCGCCGGCCGGAGGCCTGGCGAGGCAGTGGAGGGCGCGCGGGATTCGGTCGGGTCGCCGCGGCCGGGCAGCAGCGGAACCGCGAAAGGCGAGTCCACCGGCACCGCCCGGAGGTCCGGCAAACCTGCCGGTCCCACGCCGCGATCCGCCGTTTCCCCCGCAACCCGTCAACCGGCGCCGAACTCGGCCTGGGCCGCCGAGGACACCGACGACGCAAGCCTCTCGCCTCTCCTGAGCGCGGCCCTCGGACTCGTCGCCCTCGGCGCCGTCGCTCTCGCCGTCGCCGGGATGGTTCCCGTCTCGCCCGCCGCCGCGCCCGGGTTCGCCGGCTGGCCGTGGCTGGCCGTTCTCGCGCTCGCTCCGGCCGTGGCCGCCGGCTGGGCCGCCGTCACGAAACACCCGCGGCTCGGCGGGGGGATCGTCCTCGGCCTCGCCGCCCTGGCGCCCGGGCGGCTCGTGCTCGACCTCCAGTTCGCCGTCAACGGCCCGCTCACCATCCGGCCCGAGCTGTACCTGCCCGACCGGTTCCTCGGCGGCTCGGCCGTCGGCGCCGGGTTCTGGCTGCTCGTCGCCGGGCACGTCCTCACCTGCGCCGCCGGGGTGCTCGCCTGGCGGGCGCACCGGAGCCACGAAGAACCCGAACGCCGTCGCTGGCGGCTGCTCGCGCCGCTGCTCGCCGTCGTCGCCGGGGTCGGGCTGCTGACCGCTCCCGTCGACTCCGACAACGGCTTCCTCCTGGCCCGCGCCGCCTTCGAAGGGCCCTGGCCCGCCCTCGGCGGGTACCTCCTGCTCGCCGCCGCGTTGCCGCTGGCCGCCGCGCTCGCTCTCGCCGCTCCGTCCGAAAGCACCGCCCGCGGGGCACTCGCCGGGCTGACCGCCGGGGCCTTCGGGGTCGCCGTGCCGCCCGTGCTGGCCGGTCTCTACCGCTCCGACCTGCACGTCACCTGGGGACCCGTCCTGGTGCTCGGGGCGACCGCCGTCATCGGCGGCCTCGCCTTCACGCCGCTCGCCGAGAAGACCGAGAAGCCCGAAGCGGACCTCGCCGGCGCCGCGAAGCTGCCCGGCCTCTTCTGGTGGCGGCTCACCACCGGGCTGCTGGGCCTGGCCACCGCGATCGCCGCCGTCATCGGCAGCGTCACGTCGCAGGTCGCCGTCACCGCACTGAACCCGGGCGCCACCACGCCGGTCAGTGCCGCCGCCGCGAGCCCAGCCCGGTGGTTCCTGCTCACCGCCGCGCTCGTGCTCGCCGTGCTCGCCGTCGGCACGCTGGTCCCGAAAACCGCGCCGGCGGCGCGGCCGCTGCTCGGGCTCGCCTGGGCCGGGATCGTCCTGGCCGGCACGGCCGTCCTCACCACGGCGCTGACCGCCACCCAGGCCGGCAACCTCGCCGGGTTCGGGGGAACCGGCGCCACCCCGGCCTTCACCTACGACCTCGGCGCCGGCGCGGCCTGGACGTTCGCCGCGCTCGTGCTCGCCGCTCTCACCGCGCTCGCCGCCGCCGGGACCGGCGTCGTCGAACGGGAGGACACCGGGGAAGAGGCCGGGCCGGGCAAGAACGTGCTCACCCCCGTCGTGGCCGGCGGGGTGCTGGCGGTCGCCGCGTTCGGGCTGCCCGTCTTCGGCGTTCCCGGCTACGTCGCGCCCGGGCTCTGGTCGAACTTCGACACCCCTTCGTGGGGACTGCTGACCGCCGCCGCGGTCGTCCTCGGCGCCGCGCTGCTGGCGCTGCGTTCCCGGCCGAAGCCGGCGGCGGCGCTGCTGTCCGGTGCTGCCCTGCTCGTCGCGCTGCACGCCGCGGAGCTGCCGCTCGTCGGCGGCGCGCTCGGCGACGCGAGCCCGTCGACGGGCTTCTGGGTCGCCCTCGCGGCCGTGGCGGCGCTGCTCGTCGCGGCGGGCATGTCCGCCGCGGGCGGGCGCGAAGCACCGTGATCCGCGTGCTCGTCGTCGAGTTCACCCGCCTCGACCCGGCCGCCGTCGCGCTCGGGCGCTTCCTGCGTGACGAAGGCCTCGAAGTCATCCACGCCGGACCCCTCGGCACCGTTGAACAGATCCTTCGCACCGCCGAACAAGAGGACCCGGACGCGGTCGTAGTCCTCGGTGACGAGCCGCCGGACCTGCCCGGTCTCCGTGTCTTCACCGACCCGGAAGAAGCCGCGGAGTGGGCTTCCGGTGGGCGGTCTCACACCGGTGACGCACCGTCTGACCGCGTACGGTGACCGACTTCACCAGGTGCGGAGTCCCCTGCGTCTGCGCAGGTCGCTAACCTCGACTGGTCCGACAGCGCGGTCCGGTCGCGGACCACCTGCAGTGGCGTGTCGTCAGGAGACTGGAGTAGTGGACCTCTACGAGTACCAGGCGAGGGATCTCTTCGCCGCCCACGGAGTACCGGTTCTGCCGGGCTCGGTGGCTAGCACCCCCGAAGAAGCCAAGACCGCCGCGGAGCAGATCGGCACCCAGGTCGTCGTCAAGGCGCAGGTGAAGGTCGGCGGCCGCGGCAAGGCGGGCGGCGTCAAGCTGGCCCAGACGCCGGACGAGGCGAAGGAGAAGGCGGAAGCCATCCTCGGTCTCGACATCAAGGGCCACATCACGCGTCGCGTGCTCGTGGCCGAAGCCTCGGACATCGCGTCCGAGTACTACTTCTCCTTCCTGCTGGACCGCGCGAACCGCACGTTCCTGGCGATGGCGTCCTCCGAGGGCGGCATGGAGATCGAGCAGCTCGCGGTCGAGCGGCCCGACGCGCTCGCGAAGATCCCCGTCGACGCGATCGCCGGTGTGGACAAGGCGAAGGCGCTCGAGATCCTGAAGGCCGGCAACTTCCCGGCCGACATCATCGACGAGGCCGCCGACGTCGTCGTGAAGCTCTGGGAGACCTTCGTCTCCGAGGACGCCACGCTGGTCGAGGTCAACCCGCTGGTCCGCGACCCGCAGGACAAGATCATCGCCCTCGACGGCAAGGTCACCCTCGACGAGAACGCGGACTTCCGCCAGCCGGGCCACGAAGCCCTGGTGGACAAGGACGCGGAGAACCCGCTCGAGGCGAAGGCCAAGGCCAAGAACCTCAACTACGTCAAGCTCGACGGCCAGGTCGGCATCATCGGCAACGGCGCGGGTCTCGTGATGTCCACTTTGGACGTCGTGGCGTACGCGGGCGAGAAGCACGGCGGCGTCAAGCCCGCCAACTTCCTCGACATCGGCGGCGGCGCGTCGGCCGAGGTCATGGCGGCCGGGCTGGACGTCATCCTCAACGACACCGACGTGAAGAGCGTCTTCGTCAACGTCTTCGGCGGCATCACCGCCTGCGACGCGGTGGCGAACGGCATCGTCGAGGCCCTGAAGATCCTGGGCGACGAGGCCGCCAAGCCGCTGGTCGTCCGCCTGGACGGCAACAACGTCGTCGAGGGTCGCCAGATCCTGGCCGACGCGAACCACCCGCTGGTCACCGTGGTGGACACAATGGACAACGCGGCCGACAAGGCTGCCGAGCTCGCCGCGGCAGGTGCGTGAAGATGTCGATCTTCCTGAACGAGAACAGCAAGGTCATCGTGCAGGGGCTCACCGGCTCCGAGGGCATGAAGCACGCGACCAAGATGCTGAAGTCCGGCACGAACATCGTGGGTGGCGTCAACGCCCGCAAGGCCGGCCAGACCGTCACCATCGATGGCAAGGACCTCAAGGTCTTCGGCACCGTCGAAGAGGCGATCAAGGAGACCGGCGCCGACGTGTCGGTCATCTTCGTGCCGCCGAAGTTCGCCAAGGACGCGGTCCTCGAGGCGATCGACGCCGAGATCCCGCTCGCCGTGGTGATCACCGAGGGCATCCCGGTGCACGACTCGGCCTACTTCTGGGCCCACGCCGTCGCCAAGGGCAACACGACCCGGATCATCGGGCCGAACTGCCCCGGCGTGATCAGCCCGGGCAAGTCGAACGCCGGCATCATCCCGGCCGACATCTCCGGCCCGGGCCAGATCGGCCTCGTGTC
This window of the Amycolatopsis balhimycina FH 1894 genome carries:
- a CDS encoding M23 family metallopeptidase, with amino-acid sequence MVAAVAAGAFAAAAAGSTLKTVTDSDTAVTPLANSQDASASLTAGGAGSGGAPELLPTGHTVDASAEAAKLADSASITQAREQREADAAKRAAEEANRPKTCLPAHGTFTSGFGARWGTSHLGIDIANSIGTPIYAASDGTVIEAGPASGFGLWVRIQLDDGTIQVYGHMNSFSVKEGQKVKCGQQIAEIGNRGASTGPHLHFEVWQGGTKKIDPRPWLAARGIVV
- the sucC gene encoding ADP-forming succinate--CoA ligase subunit beta yields the protein MDLYEYQARDLFAAHGVPVLPGSVASTPEEAKTAAEQIGTQVVVKAQVKVGGRGKAGGVKLAQTPDEAKEKAEAILGLDIKGHITRRVLVAEASDIASEYYFSFLLDRANRTFLAMASSEGGMEIEQLAVERPDALAKIPVDAIAGVDKAKALEILKAGNFPADIIDEAADVVVKLWETFVSEDATLVEVNPLVRDPQDKIIALDGKVTLDENADFRQPGHEALVDKDAENPLEAKAKAKNLNYVKLDGQVGIIGNGAGLVMSTLDVVAYAGEKHGGVKPANFLDIGGGASAEVMAAGLDVILNDTDVKSVFVNVFGGITACDAVANGIVEALKILGDEAAKPLVVRLDGNNVVEGRQILADANHPLVTVVDTMDNAADKAAELAAAGA
- the sucD gene encoding succinate--CoA ligase subunit alpha, with the protein product MSIFLNENSKVIVQGLTGSEGMKHATKMLKSGTNIVGGVNARKAGQTVTIDGKDLKVFGTVEEAIKETGADVSVIFVPPKFAKDAVLEAIDAEIPLAVVITEGIPVHDSAYFWAHAVAKGNTTRIIGPNCPGVISPGKSNAGIIPADISGPGQIGLVSKSGTLTYQMMYELRDIGFSTAVGIGGDPIIGTTHIDALEAFEADPETKVIVMIGEIGGDAEERAAAYIKENVTKPVVGYVAGFTAPEGKTMGHAGAIVSGSSGTAAAKKEALEAAGVKVGKTPSETAVLARELYNSLG